The following coding sequences are from one Shewanella eurypsychrophilus window:
- the mltB gene encoding lytic murein transglycosylase B encodes MNIKQKILAPLFFAAFSATANTSILIEDSAVVPLKTEFLHTQQELGFTKQEVEQFLGKANYDQAVIDAMTKPWEAKPWHKYHPIFLTDKRLNAGLAFWNEHQATITKASEKFGVAPEIIIAIIGIETFYGGYMGNYPVVDALYTLGFYYPPRADFFRKELSNLQTLVKEEQLDINNLNGSYAGAMGFGQFIPSSYRHYAVDFDDDGRRDLLNNPVDAIGSVANYFHQHGWKENAPVVLPLSVDSELPSPLKVWAGEKLHYRAADILSPQVSLAKAIDLDISQPAMIVELEQENGNEYWLGLNNFYVITRYNRSPLYAMAVYQFSQELKNASMMKDD; translated from the coding sequence GTGAATATAAAGCAAAAAATACTTGCACCTCTATTTTTCGCAGCTTTCTCCGCGACGGCAAATACATCAATTCTAATTGAAGATTCAGCAGTGGTTCCTCTAAAGACTGAATTCTTGCACACCCAACAAGAGTTAGGTTTTACAAAACAAGAAGTGGAGCAGTTTCTCGGCAAGGCCAATTACGACCAGGCTGTTATAGACGCGATGACCAAACCCTGGGAAGCTAAACCTTGGCATAAGTATCACCCAATTTTTCTGACCGATAAACGCTTAAACGCTGGCTTGGCATTTTGGAATGAGCACCAAGCAACAATAACTAAGGCCTCTGAAAAATTTGGGGTTGCTCCCGAAATCATCATCGCAATTATCGGTATAGAAACCTTTTATGGCGGCTACATGGGCAATTACCCCGTTGTCGATGCTTTATATACTTTAGGCTTCTATTACCCTCCAAGAGCTGACTTTTTCAGAAAAGAGCTAAGTAACCTTCAAACCTTAGTTAAAGAAGAGCAACTCGATATTAATAACCTCAATGGCTCTTATGCTGGCGCCATGGGCTTTGGACAATTCATACCATCAAGTTACCGCCATTATGCCGTCGACTTTGATGATGATGGACGCCGAGACTTACTCAACAACCCAGTAGATGCTATTGGCAGTGTGGCTAATTATTTCCATCAACATGGTTGGAAAGAAAATGCCCCCGTCGTATTACCTTTATCTGTAGACAGTGAGCTTCCTTCACCACTAAAGGTATGGGCTGGAGAAAAGCTGCACTATCGTGCAGCAGATATTTTGTCTCCACAAGTGTCACTTGCAAAGGCCATTGACTTAGATATTTCTCAGCCGGCTATGATTGTTGAACTTGAGCAAGAAAATGGAAACGAATATTGGCTGGGCTTAAATAACTTTTATGTGATCACACGGTATAATCGTAGCCCATTATATGCCATGGCCGTGTATCAATTCAGTCAAGAACTGAAAAACGCATCGATGATGAAAGATGATTAA
- a CDS encoding septal ring lytic transglycosylase RlpA family protein: MNHKIKFTRIVTLCFALLLSACSSSDKANNSRYELANDKAPSSAPDVSKVEDAHPRYEPYSRGGNKSNYTVLGKSYQVLDSGKNFKQSGNASWYGSKFHGHLTSNGETYDMYSMSAAHKSLPLPSYVRVTNKKNGKQVIVRVNDRGPFHDGRIIDLSYAAAHRLDMLKTGTASVDIEVIYIDSPESIALAELKDTKLHYIQVLASSDKAKLTTISKELEGKYQIKSRLLPTNNLYKLQIGPIGQRQIATKLNEQLKADGYPQSYLISE, encoded by the coding sequence ATGAATCACAAAATCAAATTTACACGGATAGTTACACTTTGTTTTGCTTTGCTTCTTTCAGCGTGTTCAAGCTCAGATAAGGCTAACAATAGCCGTTATGAATTAGCCAATGATAAAGCCCCCAGTAGCGCACCGGACGTATCAAAAGTTGAAGATGCCCATCCCAGATATGAGCCCTATAGCCGAGGTGGTAATAAGTCTAACTACACTGTTCTCGGCAAATCGTACCAAGTACTGGATTCAGGAAAAAACTTCAAACAAAGTGGTAATGCTTCTTGGTATGGTTCTAAATTCCATGGCCACCTGACATCAAATGGTGAAACTTATGACATGTACTCTATGTCTGCAGCACATAAGTCCCTGCCATTACCCAGTTATGTCAGAGTCACAAATAAAAAGAATGGTAAGCAGGTTATCGTCAGAGTTAATGATAGAGGGCCATTTCACGACGGTAGGATTATTGACCTTTCTTATGCTGCAGCCCATAGGTTAGACATGCTAAAAACAGGTACAGCCAGTGTCGACATTGAAGTGATCTATATTGACAGTCCAGAATCAATTGCCCTAGCAGAACTTAAAGACACTAAGCTTCACTATATTCAAGTGTTAGCATCATCGGACAAGGCAAAATTAACGACGATTTCAAAAGAACTTGAAGGTAAATATCAAATCAAGTCTCGCCTGCTACCTACTAATAATCTATATAAATTACAAATAGGCCCAATTGGCCAGCGACAAATAGCCACCAAATTAAATGAACAATTAAAGGCTGATGGGTACCCTCAGAGTTATCTGATTTCTGAATAG
- a CDS encoding serine hydrolase: MKFLNPPLKTFILATTVACSSAFAAPVVTPNAPTVAAKAYVLMDYNTGQIIAEENAYESLNPASLTKMMTSYVIGHEIKVGNISLDDQVTISKKAWSKNFPDSSKMFIEVGKQVSVDDLNHGIIIQSGNDACVAMAEHIAGTEDGFVDLMNSWSKQLGMNDSYFENSHGLDSDNHKTTAYDMALLGAALIRDVPEEYDVYKKKSFTFNGIKQYNRNGLLWDKSMNVDGIKTGHTSGAGYNLVTSATKDDMRLVAVVMGTRSESARKAESKKILNYGFRFFETITPYKAGDSFVSQKIWYGDKESVDLGVITDTPITINRGQAQNLQANFELTKELTAPLAKGETVGRIYYQLNGKDIAQFPLVTLQEVNEGSWFSKLMDYFKQMFAGWFS; encoded by the coding sequence ATGAAATTTTTAAACCCACCTTTAAAAACGTTTATTCTTGCGACCACAGTCGCTTGTTCATCAGCTTTTGCTGCACCAGTCGTTACGCCTAACGCACCAACGGTCGCAGCTAAAGCCTACGTCTTAATGGATTACAACACTGGGCAGATCATCGCAGAAGAAAATGCTTACGAAAGCTTAAACCCTGCGAGTTTAACCAAAATGATGACCAGTTATGTGATTGGTCACGAAATTAAAGTGGGAAATATCTCACTTGATGACCAAGTAACTATTAGTAAGAAAGCTTGGTCTAAAAACTTTCCTGATTCATCAAAAATGTTTATCGAAGTCGGTAAACAGGTTTCTGTGGACGATTTAAACCATGGCATCATCATTCAATCAGGTAACGATGCTTGCGTCGCTATGGCTGAGCATATTGCCGGAACTGAAGATGGTTTTGTCGACTTGATGAACTCTTGGTCTAAGCAATTAGGCATGAATGACAGCTATTTTGAAAACTCTCATGGATTAGATTCAGATAATCATAAGACAACAGCTTATGACATGGCACTACTTGGCGCTGCACTCATTCGCGATGTGCCAGAAGAGTACGATGTCTACAAAAAGAAATCTTTTACCTTCAATGGCATTAAGCAATACAACCGTAACGGTTTGTTATGGGATAAAAGCATGAATGTCGACGGTATTAAAACCGGGCATACTTCTGGAGCAGGATATAACTTAGTCACTTCAGCAACAAAGGACGATATGCGTCTGGTTGCCGTTGTTATGGGGACGAGGAGCGAATCGGCTCGTAAGGCTGAGAGTAAGAAAATTCTCAATTATGGTTTCCGTTTCTTCGAAACTATCACTCCGTATAAGGCTGGTGATAGTTTTGTATCACAAAAAATTTGGTACGGTGATAAAGAGTCTGTCGACTTGGGAGTTATCACTGACACTCCAATTACGATTAATCGCGGTCAAGCTCAAAACTTACAAGCTAATTTTGAGCTCACTAAAGAGCTCACTGCTCCATTAGCAAAAGGGGAAACTGTTGGCCGCATTTACTACCAGTTAAATGGTAAAGATATTGCTCAATTCCCACTTGTCACCCTACAAGAAGTTAATGAAGGCAGCTGGTTCAGTAAATTGATGGACTACTTTAAGCAGATGTTTGCAGGCTGGTTTAGCTGA
- the ybeD gene encoding DUF493 family protein YbeD: MLDTKFDELMDFPNSFPFKVVGDASETLADSVVAVVQQHVPGDYIPSTKVSSKGTYNSITIRVTVQSKEQVETLYTELAAIEGVKRVL, from the coding sequence ATGTTAGATACCAAATTTGATGAATTGATGGATTTCCCCAACTCTTTTCCCTTTAAAGTCGTTGGCGATGCTAGTGAAACCTTAGCTGATAGCGTTGTAGCGGTTGTACAACAACATGTGCCTGGAGATTATATCCCAAGCACTAAAGTATCCAGTAAAGGTACTTACAACTCGATAACCATCCGGGTAACAGTTCAAAGTAAAGAACAAGTTGAAACACTATATACAGAACTTGCCGCCATTGAAGGTGTAAAGCGTGTTTTGTAA
- the lipB gene encoding lipoyl(octanoyl) transferase LipB codes for MSQSTLHVRYLGQQDYESVWHAMQEYTDTRDESSPDQLWIVEHAPVFTQGQAGKSEHILNPGDIPVIQVDRGGQVTYHGPGQLVAYPLINIKRLKIGVRKLVTDIENSIVQMLEGYQIKAYAKADAPGVYVDERKIASLGLRIRKGCSFHGLALNVDMDMSPFQRINPCGYAGLEMVQCKPLGGPKTVEEAGEQLVKTFSHNLGYQNLVHHQGLSQSYE; via the coding sequence TTGTCTCAAAGCACATTACACGTTAGATATCTTGGTCAGCAAGATTACGAATCCGTATGGCACGCGATGCAGGAATATACCGATACCCGTGATGAATCCAGCCCAGATCAACTTTGGATAGTTGAACACGCACCTGTTTTTACCCAAGGCCAAGCAGGCAAGAGTGAGCATATTCTCAACCCGGGTGACATCCCAGTGATACAAGTCGATCGAGGTGGTCAAGTGACTTACCACGGACCCGGTCAGCTTGTGGCTTATCCTCTTATCAATATAAAACGATTAAAAATTGGTGTCAGAAAACTTGTCACTGATATTGAAAATAGCATAGTGCAGATGCTCGAAGGTTACCAAATAAAAGCCTATGCCAAAGCAGATGCACCAGGCGTTTATGTCGATGAACGCAAAATTGCTTCGCTAGGATTAAGGATCCGTAAGGGCTGCTCTTTTCATGGATTAGCCCTTAATGTCGATATGGATATGAGCCCATTTCAGCGAATTAACCCTTGTGGTTACGCTGGCTTAGAAATGGTGCAATGCAAGCCATTAGGTGGACCAAAAACTGTCGAAGAGGCAGGAGAGCAGCTCGTCAAAACATTTAGCCACAACTTAGGCTATCAGAATCTAGTTCATCATCAAGGGTTGTCACAGTCATATGAGTAG
- the lipA gene encoding lipoyl synthase produces MSRPERLQAGVKLRDADKVARIPVKVVPSERATMLRKPDWLRVKLPASSQRIDDIKKALRKNGLHSVCEEASCPNLAECFNHGTATFMILGAICTRRCPFCDVAHGRPLKPDAEEPKKLAQTIRDMRLKYVVITSVDRDDLRDGGAQHFADCIREIRVLNPEIKIETLVPDFRGRIDAALDILATEPPDVFNHNLETAPMHYRKARPGANYQWSLDLLKKFKDRHPDIPTKSGLMMGLGETNEEIAQVLRDLRTHNVEMLTLGQYLQPSKFHLPVERYVPPAEFDELRVFAEEIGFTHAACGPMVRSSYHADLQAQGKEVK; encoded by the coding sequence ATGAGTAGGCCAGAAAGATTACAAGCAGGTGTAAAACTGAGAGACGCTGATAAGGTCGCTCGTATTCCTGTCAAAGTGGTTCCCTCTGAACGCGCTACGATGCTACGCAAGCCAGATTGGCTAAGAGTTAAATTGCCAGCATCTAGCCAGCGTATAGACGATATCAAAAAAGCTTTACGCAAAAATGGCCTACACTCTGTCTGCGAAGAGGCATCATGCCCAAATCTTGCAGAGTGTTTTAACCACGGTACAGCAACCTTTATGATTTTGGGTGCTATTTGTACCCGACGCTGTCCATTTTGTGACGTAGCACATGGTCGCCCACTAAAGCCTGATGCAGAAGAGCCCAAAAAACTAGCTCAAACCATCAGAGATATGAGACTTAAGTATGTGGTTATCACCTCAGTTGATCGTGACGATTTACGTGACGGTGGTGCTCAACATTTCGCGGATTGTATCCGTGAGATCCGTGTGCTAAACCCAGAGATAAAGATCGAAACCTTAGTCCCAGACTTTCGCGGTCGAATCGATGCAGCACTAGATATTCTAGCAACAGAGCCACCAGATGTATTCAACCACAACCTGGAAACGGCTCCTATGCATTATCGTAAGGCAAGACCGGGCGCCAACTACCAGTGGTCTTTAGATCTGCTAAAGAAATTTAAAGACCGCCACCCTGATATTCCGACAAAATCGGGGTTAATGATGGGCTTAGGTGAAACTAACGAAGAGATAGCACAGGTACTTAGAGACCTACGTACTCACAATGTTGAAATGCTTACTCTGGGTCAATATTTGCAACCTTCTAAATTCCACTTACCTGTTGAACGTTACGTTCCACCGGCTGAGTTTGATGAATTAAGAGTTTTTGCTGAAGAGATTGGTTTTACTCATGCAGCTTGTGGCCCAATGGTGAGATCTAGCTACCATGCAGACCTCCAAGCCCAAGGTAAAGAAGTGAAGTAA
- the rimI gene encoding ribosomal protein S18-alanine N-acetyltransferase codes for MTKQMKTEQPGKLVSLQIEDAGKMSLIATQAHTHPMSLATIQSCFGDLYSVFGIMDDQLCGFAILHQIFEDATLMDICVCPSQQGRGFGRRLLEAVISRARSASGETLFLEVRASSIAARALYSQYGFVGAGCRKGYYRTAEGVEDAILMELNLL; via the coding sequence ATGACAAAACAGATGAAAACTGAGCAACCTGGCAAGTTAGTATCGCTCCAAATTGAAGATGCTGGCAAAATGTCCTTAATTGCTACTCAAGCGCATACACATCCAATGAGCCTTGCAACGATACAGAGCTGTTTTGGCGATTTGTATTCAGTATTTGGCATAATGGATGATCAGTTGTGTGGTTTTGCCATATTGCACCAGATTTTTGAAGACGCCACCCTGATGGATATCTGTGTATGCCCATCACAACAAGGCCGAGGTTTTGGCCGCCGTTTGCTTGAAGCTGTGATAAGCCGTGCTCGCTCTGCTTCCGGCGAGACCCTGTTTCTAGAAGTTAGAGCTTCCAGTATTGCCGCTAGAGCGCTGTATTCTCAATATGGGTTCGTAGGGGCTGGCTGTAGAAAAGGGTATTACAGGACGGCTGAGGGTGTTGAGGATGCTATTTTGATGGAGTTGAACCTTCTCTAA
- a CDS encoding IS630 family transposase (programmed frameshift) has protein sequence MVTINNLYLALKNYTAEEILALSRAEKDPRKRIRLLAVSLFLEGHNRTEVTKRLKVARASVNAWVSKYLTYGLKGLDAKRNKGRDSYLTTKQKQQLIEYIEAQSMRTSGGRLTGDAILKYIQLQFNVDYHPNAIYKLLDTLNFSWITSRSMHPKQSAEAQMAFKKFQLETILNIPGSVGLDRVDIWFQDEARFGQQNSTTRLWARKGTRPRAVRQQQFEYVHFFGAVCPETGETEAIIAPYLSKDIMRQHLSLIAKRTKPGRHAVVVMDGAGWHTNDIADEFINLSIIKLPPYSPELNPVEQVWSWLRQRHLANRSFKGYEDIVDACSIAWNSFISDTKRVMSLCRRDWARMTKY, from the exons ATGGTCACCATCAATAACTTGTACCTTGCTTTGAAAAACTACACAGCAGAAGAGATCTTAGCTTTATCTAGAGCTGAAAAAGATCCCCGTAAACGTATCCGATTACTGGCAGTATCTCTATTTCTAGAAGGTCATAATCGAACGGAAGTGACCAAGAGACTTAAAGTAGCCCGTGCTAGTGTAAATGCATGGGTCTCGAAATATCTTACTTACGGGCTCAAAGGGTTGGATGCCAAAAGAAATAAAGGGCGAGATAGCTACCTCACTACAAAGCAAAAGCAGCAATTAATTGAATATATAGAAGCACAAAGCATGAGAACCTCTGGAGGTCGGTTGACAGGGGATGCGATCTTAAAATATATCCAGCTTCAATTTAATGTTGATTACCATCCGAATGCAATTTATAAGCTACTGGATACGTTGAACTTTAGCTGGATAACCAGTCGCTCTATGCACCCAAAGCAATCAGCTGAGGCCCAAATGGCTTTT AAAAAGTTTCAACTGGAAACGATCCTTAACATCCCTGGTAGTGTAGGCCTCGATCGGGTCGACATTTGGTTTCAGGATGAAGCTCGTTTCGGACAACAAAACAGCACGACACGCTTATGGGCAAGAAAAGGAACGCGCCCTAGAGCAGTTCGTCAGCAGCAATTTGAGTATGTTCATTTCTTTGGTGCAGTTTGTCCTGAAACAGGAGAAACAGAGGCAATAATTGCTCCCTATTTAAGTAAAGACATTATGCGTCAGCACCTGTCGCTGATAGCCAAAAGAACTAAGCCTGGTCGGCACGCTGTAGTTGTAATGGATGGTGCTGGTTGGCATACCAATGATATAGCTGATGAGTTTATCAACCTTAGCATTATAAAATTACCCCCGTACTCACCAGAGCTAAATCCTGTAGAGCAAGTTTGGAGTTGGTTACGGCAACGTCATCTGGCTAATCGCAGCTTTAAAGGATACGAAGATATAGTCGATGCCTGTTCGATTGCCTGGAATAGCTTCATTAGTGATACAAAAAGAGTGATGTCACTATGTCGAAGGGATTGGGCAAGAATGACTAAATATTAA